CCCTTGCGCTTTCAGTTCCCGGATAATGGCGGGCAGGGCCTCCGCATTGCTCTGGGAAACCGCGTGCAGGAGAATAACCGCGCCGGGATGAATGTTCGCTGTCACATGTTCGAGCGCATAAGCGGCTCCGGGTTGTTCATCAACCACCCAGTCCTTGTAGGCCATGCTCCAAAACACAGTCCTATATCCCAAGGCCTGCGTCACGGCCAAAGAGTGCTCGGAATAGGTGCCCATCGGGGGACGGAAGAAGTGCGTGCGTTGACCGGTCAAAGCGAAAATCTTGTCATCTAGTTCCATCAGTTCATCCTTCATTTGCTCTAGCGACAGAGTCGGCAGAGACGGATGATTCACAGAGTGATTCGCAAGCACATGACCGTCCGCGACAATGCGCTTAACTAGGTCAGGCTGCGTGCGCACCGTCAGCCCGGTAACAAAGAACGCCGCCGGCACGCCCTCTTCCTTTAGGACATCTAGCATGCCGGCCGTGAATCCCAGTTCATAGCCTAAGTCAAACGTGAGGTAGACGTGTTTTTGCTCCGCCGAGCCGAGTACGATGACGCCGTACTTGTCGATTAAAGCTTGACTAATGCCGGGTCTAGGTTGCTTATGCTCGGTGTTACGCCGAAACCAGTAGGATTTCTCGGTTCTGTCTAGTCCGGTCGGCAGCGCGGCTAAGCGCTCCTCAAGCGTCTGCTCGGGAGGCTCGCTCGGTTTCACCGGCGGGGGCTCGGGTGGCTTGGGTTGTGGGTCTTGCGGCTGTGGCTGCACCGGCCCGGGCGGTTCCGGCTTTGGATCAAAAGCCTTCTCGACCGGGGCGCAGCCTGCAAGCAGAAGAAGCACAAGTAGAACTGCTGTAATACGCATATAGATGCTCCTTTCTTGCCTTGATTATATCAGATTGCAGAATCACCAGATTACATAATGCAGCAGGTATTTAGCACCAACTCGGTTGAACGCAGTGATTTAGTGTGACTTAACAGGAGGTGTCATCACATGAAGGCAGCAGATTTTCGCCACGGGCAACCCAAGCAAGCTGAACGGGGCGCAGAGAGCTACTTGCCTAACTTGCCTCAATCAGTTGCCGAGGCGACTAGCGAGATGCGCGTTTTGGTGGAGCGCTTTATAAGCGACCGCGATGCCTTGCTTCGCTTCTACAATGTCAATGGCTCGCCGCTACAGCTAAAGCGGCTTAAGGAGTTTTACGAAGCTTGGCTGTTAAGTCTTGACGAGTTTAGCTACGAGGAGCTAAGCGTAGAGGGCAGCATAGACTGGCACCTTTTACGTGCGAAGCTTAAGTATTTGTTGACGTGCCTAGAGCGCGAAGCTCGTCTGCAGGCAGAAATTGCCCCTGTTCTGCCCATTATGGACGAAGTGGCGTCGCTGCAAGAAGCGCGCCGTCAGTTCGAGTCTGTAGCCCCGGCCGCGGTCAGTGCTAAGCTGGCGGCGATGGCGCACGCACTAAAGGCTGCACGCGAGGAGCTAAATATACGGCACAGCACAGCTTGGCGAGCCGTAAGCCGCATAGCCGACTTAAAGAAGACGCTCGCCGATTGGTTTGGGTTCTACGACGGGTACAACCCAGAGTTTAGCTGGTGGTGCCGCACTCCTTACCAGAGCCTGCAGAGCGAGCTAGATGCTCAAGAACGCTTTCTGCGCGAGACGATTCTTGGCTGTAAGCCGGGTGCGGAAGAGCCGATTGTAGGAGCTCCTATTGGCATCGAGAGCTTAATGGCAGACCTAGCATACGAGATGATTCCGTACACCCCAGACGAGCTTATCGCCATAGCCGAGACCGAGCTTAATTGGTGCATGACCGAGTGGCGCAAGGTAGCGCAGGAGTTAGGCTTAGGCGCCGATTGGCGGGCTGCCCTAGAGCTTGTTATGCAAGACTACTTAGCACCAGGCGAGCAACCGGCACTTATCGCGTTTCAGGCCTACGAGGCGATAGACTTTATTCTTAAGCGCGACCTCCTCACGGTGCCGCCCTTAGCTATTGACGTGTGGCGCATGAGCATGATGAGTCGGGAGGCACAAAAAGTTAGCCCCTTTTTCCTCGGGGGAGAACTGGTGCAGGTTTCGTTTCCTACCGAGGCCATGGGGCACGCAGAAAAACTAGACAGTCTCTCGGCCAATAATATGCACCTAGCGCGCGCTACCGTCCAGCACGAGCTTATCCCCGGACATCACCTGCAGATGTTTATGGGCGAGCGCTATAATCGGCACCGCAAAGCCTTCTATACTCCGTTTTGGGTAGAAGGGTGGGCGCTGTGGTGGGAATTTAGGCTGTGGGACCTCGGATTCCCCGCGTCTGCCTTAAACCGCGGGGGCATTCTGTTTTGGCGTACGCACCGCTGTGCCCGTATCGTGTTCTCTCTAAACTTCCATTTGGGACGTTGGACGCCGGATCAGTGCATTGACTATCTAATCGAGCAAGTGGGGCACAGCAGGCACACGGCCACCGGTGAAGTAAGGCGGTCTTTTAACGGGACGTATCCGCCGCTGTACCAAGCAGCATATATGCTTGGAGCTATCCAGATGCGTGCCCTGTACCGCGAGTTTGTGGCGGAAGGCAAAATGCCAGAGAAGGAGTTTCACGACCGCATCCTGCAGGGTAATTCTATGCCGCTAGAGATGGTGCACGCCCTACTAAGAAACGCTAAGTTGCCTAGGGACTACGGAACCTGTTGGAGATTTGCGAGGTGAGCCAAATGAAGCAATGGTACGAAGCGCTGTTTGATAACTACGGCAAGCAGTACGACAAAGAGAGCTTTGCCCAGGGTACACTCGGCGAGTGTGACTTTATTGAGCGGGAAATTAGCTTTGACAAAACCAAGCGCATTCTAGACATCGGGTGCGGCACCGGTAGGCACGCCATTCAGCTAGCTAAGCGCGGCTACACCGTTACAGGCATTGACCTGTCCGCGGCGCAACTGCAGCGGGCCAAGGAAAAGGCACAGGAGCTAGGTCTTGCGGTTGACTTTCGGCAGGCTGACGCCCGCGCGCTAACTTTTGCGGCGGAGTTCGACCTAGCCATTATGCTCTGCGAAGGCGCATTCCCGCTCATGGAAACCGACGAAATGAACTACGAAATACTAAAAAACGCCGCCAAGGCGCTTGTCCCCGGCGGCAAGTTTATCTTTACGACGCTTAATGGGCTATTCCCGCTCTTTCACACGCTGCGGGAGTTTTTCGCCGATTCCACCAAGGGCACCGACGCGCAGTACGCACAGCACAGCTTCGACCTCTTAACATTCCGCGACCAAAACGTCACCACTTTTGTAGACGACGACGGCAACAAGCGCGAGCTCGCCTGCAATGAGCGCTACTACGTTCCCTCAGAAATTACTTGGCTGCTTAAATCCCTAGGCTTTGGCCATATCGGCATATTCGGAGCAAAGCTCGGCGCCTTCAGCCGCGACGACAAGCTGCAGACTAGCGACTTTGAAATGCTAGTGGTAGCGGAGAAGCTCCCTACCCAATAACCTTCGAGAGAAACGCATACATGTCGGCGCCTTCCGCGATTATCTTGCCGGTCGGCTTGCCTGCGCCGTGGCCGGCCTTCATTTCTACGCGCATAATTATTGGGTTGTCGCCGGTGTAGTGCTCCTCTAGTGTCGCCATAAACTTAAAGGCGTGCGCGGGCACCACGCGGTCATCGGTATCTGCAGTCATAATTAGTGTGGGTGGGTAGTCTACCCCCGCTCGCACGTTGTGCAGTGGGGAATAAGCGTACATGAACTTAAAGTGATCGGGGTCGGCTTCGGCATTGCCGTATTCGCCAATCCAGTAGCGCCCGACGGTGAACTTGTGGTAGCGCAGCATGTCGATCACCGGCACGCGACACACTACGGCGCCATAAAGCTCCGGCCGCTGCACCATGCACGCGGCTACCAAGAGCCCGCCGTTACTGCCGCCCATAATGGCGAGGTGTCGGCTAGAAGTGTACCCTGTAGCCACTAAGTATTCGGCTGCCGCGTGGAAGTCGTCGAAGACGTTTTGCTTGTTGGCAAGCATACCGGCTTGGTGCCAGTCCTCGCCGTACTCTCCGCCGCCGCGCAAACAAGCTTCTGCGTATACGCCGCCCCTTTCAAGCCAGGCGACTATGCCTGCGGAGAAGTCCGGGGTAGCACTGATGTTAAACCCGCCGTAGCCGTAGAGCACGGTGGGTGCTTTGCCGTCTAAAGGCAGCTCGCGCTTGTGCACTATAAACAGCGGGATTTGCGTCCCGTCCTTAGAAGGGTAGAAAACTTGCTTCACCAGGAAGGCGGCGGGGTCGAAAGTCGCAGTGCTTTCCCATAATGGGGTGACAGTGCGCGCCTTAAAGTCATAGCGAAACACCGTAGCCGGAAACAGGAACGAGGTAAAGCTAAAGAACATGGCGTCGTGATGTTTTCTGCCCGTTATCGAGGCAACTGAACCAAGCGCGGGGAGTTCTAGCGCGCCGTCCGGTGCACCGTCTAGTGTAAACAGCCGCACTACGTGATGGGCATGCCGCAGGTAGGTAAGAACCAGCTGCCCGTTAATGATGTAGGCTTGGTCGATGGACTCGTCGCTCTCGGGTATTACGGTTTGCCAACGCTCGCGCGCGGGGTCGGCAACGTCAAGCGCTATAATCTTGCCGCGGGGGGCAGCAAGTGTGCTGTAGAAGAAGAACTTAGTCCCCTCATTGCCCAGTACGTAGTAGGCTGCGTCAGCGGCGTCATGTAGCTTGACGATGTTGCCGCTCCCGGCGCCATTTGTCAGGTCCAGATAATAGAACCGATTAACCGGGTCAGTCCCGTGCCAGACCGTAAGGAACAAATACCGCCCGTCTTCGCTTACGGTAGGCGCAAAGCCGAGCTCCTTAAAGTCCGGACGCTCGTAGACTAGGCGGTCTTCGCTTTGGGCAGTGCCGAGCGCATGAAAAAACACTTTGTTGTGGTAGCTTTCTTCGCCTGGTTTGACGGTAGACGGGTCGGGGAAGCGGCTATAGAAGAACCCGCTGCTGTCAGGTAGCCAGGCCGTGTTAGTGAACTTAACATGGACTAGGACTTCTGGGTACTCGTGTCCCGCATCAATATCGAGCACCCGAATCTCTTGCCAGTCGCTGCCGCTCGCGGAGCGGGCATAAGCCAAGAACTTGCCGCACCGCGATACATTAGTGCCGGTCAGTGCTACCGTGCCGTCGCTGCTAAAGAGGTTTGGGTCTAGCACTACGCTCGGCTCTCCGGTAAGTCCTTCCTGCATATAGAGCACGTCTTGGTTTTGCAGGCCATCGTTCTTGCGAAAGAAGTACCTGTCGCCTACCCTGGCCGGCGGCGTATAGCGCGGGCGGTCCCATAGTTCGGACAAGCGTGCTCTAAACTGCTCGCGCGCCGGGATGCCGCTTAGGAACTCTGCGGCACGCGCGTTGTGCCGCTCCAAGAATTCGACTGTATCCGGGTCATGGCCGTCTTCGAGGTAGCGATAAGGGTCAGCCACTAGGGTGCCGTGGAAGTTGTCGACGATATTGTCTTTGCGTAGCATCATAGCCCTCCAGTCGTTTTTTGCTTAGCACTATATTCCACGCCTGCAGCGAAAATCCTTGTGGCGAGCCGTGCGTCGTAAGTGCGTTCTCGTGCATGCTTGACGCCGCAGGCCGCTCAGTTCATACTCATGGTGTAGAAAAGAGGGATGACGAGTGGAGTGGTACGATTTAAAGGTGCCGTGTACTCTAGGCGAGGCACTGCAAACGATTCCAAAAGAGAACTTGCTTAACCTGCGGCATGTCGCGCGCATAAAGTTTTCGACAAGCTTGCGTAAGCCAGAGATAGTAGCTAAGTTAGAAGCAGAGCTGCCTGGGAAGATTCACCATGTGTTTGACGCCTTTGACGAAAGCAGAGCTAGTTTGCTCCGCATAGTGCTAGCTAGCGGCGGCATGGTGCCGCTGCGCGAACTTGACTTATCCGAGGCCGATTGCAGGTACTTATCTAACCTCGGAATCTTCTTTGTCGGAATCTACAACAACTCGCCGTGTTTGACAGTGCCATCAGAGTTACTGGAGCGTTTCCGGCAACACGATGGGCTGCCCTATGCTGAGCGCGTGGCTATTAATACGCGTTGGGTTACCGCGACGCAGGGGCTCATTTACTATTACGGAGCTATCAGGGGGTATCAAGCGCACAACTACTTGAGCCTGCTGTTTGGCCGTGCCTATGAGGACTATTACTCGATGCAACCCTCCTTTTGGTTTGTTATACCGGCAATGGAGGGGTTCCGAGGCTTATACCGGGTCGAGCGCGAATACTACTGCGACCCATTGTTAGACTCTGCCGCACAAGTTCTCGACCGCAGACCTGCCGACCTGGGGTACAAGCTGTTTAACCTAGAAGACCTGTACGCTGCCGCCGACCCGCTGTACGTAGACCCCACGGTAGAGGGGGATTTGCTGTACGATTACTTGGTTGAGCACTACGACTTGCCGGAAGACGAGGCCAGGCGGCTTATCTATGTCGGGCGGCGTGTGGCCATGCGCGAGGGCCACATCGGGGCGGCGTTTCCGGCCTACGCTGTAGTCTGCGGCGCGGGGGCGACAGAACTTGACCCGGAGCTAACAAGGCTGGTGGTCGATTACCTTAACAATACGCCGCATTGGTCGTTGTATGGGCATAGTATGGCCTCCCTGGTTCCCAATCCGCGAGTGGAATCAGCAGGCAAATTAGTCGACTTCAGCGAATACAAAAATCGCAATAAGTAAAAGAAACACCCCGCCCTTAAGCAAGAGGTGGGGTGTTATATTTTACCTGCAAAGTTAAATGCAATATTATGCTATACTGCAGGTATAAGAATTATGTAAAGCGGGGGAGCAAAGAGCGATGAAAAGACCGGAGTTGCTTATAGGGCTCAGCTTGGCCGCGCTAGTATTTCTCGTCTATGCAAATCCGGATACGTTGCCTTACGTCGTGTTGACGCTGTTGGCTGGGGCCGTCTGGTACAAGGCAAGGCACACCGGCGCGGCACGGCACACCGGTCAGGTCGTGAGCACCGAGGTGTATAGCCTTAGCTTTGAGGATATCGGCGGGCAGAACACCGCCAAACAGGAGCTCAAAGAAGCGCTTGATTTTATCCGCAGCGAACACGCCGCCGCGGCGCTTGGCATTAGGCCCTTAAAGGGAATTCTGCTCTGTGGACCGCCCGGCACGGGCAAGACTTTGCTGGCCAAAGCCGCGGCCTCTTACACAGATGCGGCGTTTTTGGCGACGAGCGGCAGCGAGTTTATCGAGATGTATGCTGGCGTAGGTGCGCAGAGGGTGCGCGAGCTCTTTCGCAAAGCGGAACAACTGTCTAAGAAGCAGGGCAAATCTCGCGCTATCGTGTTTATTGATGAGATTGATGTTTTGGGCGCAAAACGCGGCAAGAACACGAGTCATATGGAGTACGACCAAACTCTAAACCAGCTCTTAGTAGAAATGGACGGGCTGAAAACAAGCGCTGAGACGGGTGTGCTGCTTATAGGTGCAACTAACCGCGCCGACTTGCTGGATCCGGCGCTCACGCGCCCCGGCCGGTTCGACCGCATCGTGCGCGTTGACTTGCCGGATAGGGCTGCGCGTAAGAGCATCCTGGAGCTACACACGCGGACAAAGCCGTTGGCGGAAGAAGTAGATCTAGAGCAGTTGGCCGCCGAAACGGCCGGCTTTTCCGGCGCGCATCTGGAAAGCTTGAGCAACGAGGCGGCTATTCTGGCTTGGCGGCGCGGCCAAACAGAGGTTACGCAGCGGGATTTTACCGAGAGCATTGACAAAGTGGTGCTTGGCGAGCAACACGACCGCCGCCCGAGTAAAGAGGAGCTCAGGCGCATCGCCTTTCACGAGCTTGGCCATGCCTTTGCAGCCGAGACTAGGCGTGCGGGCAGTGTCGGTAAACTGAGCATACTCTCGCGCGGCGGGGCGTTAGGCTACGTGCGGCAACAGCCCGAGCAGGACAACTACCTCGAGACCGAGGAGAGCTTACGCGACCAGCTTGTTGTCGCCTTAGCCGGTGGCGTGGCTGAGGAGCTCTTCTTAGGGAGCCGGAGCACCGGTACGGAAGGCGACTACAAACAAGCCACGGCTGTTGCGCTGCGCATGGTGGCGGCGGGAATGTCGGCGCTCGGTCTGGTGGACGAGCGATTGGTGCCCAAAGTTCGCTTGCACGCGGCTGTGCAGGTGCTGCTAAAGCGGGCCGAGCAGCAGGCCAGAGCCGTACTCACCGAGCACGAGGCGGCCATCTTGCGCCTGTCCGAAGTGCTGTTAACCGAAGAAAAAATGAGCGGCGAGCAGTTTCGCGCCCTGTTGCGCGCTAGTTAACTCGCCTTCCGCCTGCCCCTTTCGCGGTCGCACGTTCACTGATACAATGAACGTCAAGCGACTATGGTGTGGAGAGTGAATGTCTGTGAAGTACAACACTAATCCGGTAAAGGGCATGCGGGACTTTCTGCCCGGCGAAGTGCGGCTGCGCGAGTACTTAACCGCTGTAATAGCCAAGACCTACGCAGAGCACGGGTTTTTGCGCATCGAGACCCCGGCCGTTGAGCACATTGAGCTCTTGCAGAACAGCGAAGGCGGCGAAAACCTAGCGCTAATCTTTAAGATTCTTAAGCGCGGCGAAAAGTTAGACCTGACGCGGGCTACAGAAAACGAGGACGAGCTTGTCGACAGCGGCTTGCGCTACGACTTAACTTTGCCGCTTGCCCGCTTTTACGCTAACAACCGCGCACGTTTGCCGGAGCCGTTTAAGGCCTTGCAGATTGGCACGGTGTATCGCGCCGAGCGGCCGCAGAGAGGGCGCTTTCGCGCCTTTACGCAGTGTGATATCGACATTTTGGGTGAGGCCGGTGAGCTGGCGGAGCTTGAGCTTATTCACGCTACGGCCGAAGCGCTTAAGGCCATAGGTCTGCGTGGGTTTACGGTAGAAGTAAGCGACCGCCGTGTGCTGGCCGCCGTGGTGGCCTCGCTTGGGGTAGACCCGGCTCTCACGCCGTTAGTAGCCGTCTCTGTCGACAAGGCCGATAAAATCGGCTGGGAAAAGGTTATAGAAGAGCTGTCTAAGCAAGGCGTTAATCCGGCTTCGGCCGCCGGGCTGGTCGGTGTGCTACAGAACCTGCGGTTAGACAACTTGGCGCAGCATGGAGTAAGCCCCAATGTTGCGGAAGGGTTACGCGGCGTAGTTGAAACAGCCGCGGCGCTCGCCGCGGGCGAATACAACGTGCGCTTCGCCCCGACGCTAGTGCGCGGCATGGGCTACTATACGGGTATGGTCTTTGAAATCACGACGGCTGACTTCGGGCTATCTGTGGCGGGGGGTGGCCGCTACGATGGGCTGGTGGGTAAGCTCTGCGGACAGAGCGTTCCCGCCGTAGGGTTCTCGATTGGCTTTGAGCGCATTGTGCTGTTGCTTGAGCAGCAGGGCTTCGCTCCCCCCGTCAGTATG
The genomic region above belongs to Selenomonadales bacterium and contains:
- a CDS encoding polysaccharide deacetylase family protein; translated protein: MRITAVLLVLLLLAGCAPVEKAFDPKPEPPGPVQPQPQDPQPKPPEPPPVKPSEPPEQTLEERLAALPTGLDRTEKSYWFRRNTEHKQPRPGISQALIDKYGVIVLGSAEQKHVYLTFDLGYELGFTAGMLDVLKEEGVPAAFFVTGLTVRTQPDLVKRIVADGHVLANHSVNHPSLPTLSLEQMKDELMELDDKIFALTGQRTHFFRPPMGTYSEHSLAVTQALGYRTVFWSMAYKDWVVDEQPGAAYALEHVTANIHPGAVILLHAVSQSNAEALPAIIRELKAQG
- a CDS encoding DUF885 family protein, which produces MKAADFRHGQPKQAERGAESYLPNLPQSVAEATSEMRVLVERFISDRDALLRFYNVNGSPLQLKRLKEFYEAWLLSLDEFSYEELSVEGSIDWHLLRAKLKYLLTCLEREARLQAEIAPVLPIMDEVASLQEARRQFESVAPAAVSAKLAAMAHALKAAREELNIRHSTAWRAVSRIADLKKTLADWFGFYDGYNPEFSWWCRTPYQSLQSELDAQERFLRETILGCKPGAEEPIVGAPIGIESLMADLAYEMIPYTPDELIAIAETELNWCMTEWRKVAQELGLGADWRAALELVMQDYLAPGEQPALIAFQAYEAIDFILKRDLLTVPPLAIDVWRMSMMSREAQKVSPFFLGGELVQVSFPTEAMGHAEKLDSLSANNMHLARATVQHELIPGHHLQMFMGERYNRHRKAFYTPFWVEGWALWWEFRLWDLGFPASALNRGGILFWRTHRCARIVFSLNFHLGRWTPDQCIDYLIEQVGHSRHTATGEVRRSFNGTYPPLYQAAYMLGAIQMRALYREFVAEGKMPEKEFHDRILQGNSMPLEMVHALLRNAKLPRDYGTCWRFAR
- a CDS encoding class I SAM-dependent methyltransferase, translated to MKQWYEALFDNYGKQYDKESFAQGTLGECDFIEREISFDKTKRILDIGCGTGRHAIQLAKRGYTVTGIDLSAAQLQRAKEKAQELGLAVDFRQADARALTFAAEFDLAIMLCEGAFPLMETDEMNYEILKNAAKALVPGGKFIFTTLNGLFPLFHTLREFFADSTKGTDAQYAQHSFDLLTFRDQNVTTFVDDDGNKRELACNERYYVPSEITWLLKSLGFGHIGIFGAKLGAFSRDDKLQTSDFEMLVVAEKLPTQ
- a CDS encoding S9 family peptidase — encoded protein: MLRKDNIVDNFHGTLVADPYRYLEDGHDPDTVEFLERHNARAAEFLSGIPAREQFRARLSELWDRPRYTPPARVGDRYFFRKNDGLQNQDVLYMQEGLTGEPSVVLDPNLFSSDGTVALTGTNVSRCGKFLAYARSASGSDWQEIRVLDIDAGHEYPEVLVHVKFTNTAWLPDSSGFFYSRFPDPSTVKPGEESYHNKVFFHALGTAQSEDRLVYERPDFKELGFAPTVSEDGRYLFLTVWHGTDPVNRFYYLDLTNGAGSGNIVKLHDAADAAYYVLGNEGTKFFFYSTLAAPRGKIIALDVADPARERWQTVIPESDESIDQAYIINGQLVLTYLRHAHHVVRLFTLDGAPDGALELPALGSVASITGRKHHDAMFFSFTSFLFPATVFRYDFKARTVTPLWESTATFDPAAFLVKQVFYPSKDGTQIPLFIVHKRELPLDGKAPTVLYGYGGFNISATPDFSAGIVAWLERGGVYAEACLRGGGEYGEDWHQAGMLANKQNVFDDFHAAAEYLVATGYTSSRHLAIMGGSNGGLLVAACMVQRPELYGAVVCRVPVIDMLRYHKFTVGRYWIGEYGNAEADPDHFKFMYAYSPLHNVRAGVDYPPTLIMTADTDDRVVPAHAFKFMATLEEHYTGDNPIIMRVEMKAGHGAGKPTGKIIAEGADMYAFLSKVIG
- a CDS encoding AAA family ATPase codes for the protein MKRPELLIGLSLAALVFLVYANPDTLPYVVLTLLAGAVWYKARHTGAARHTGQVVSTEVYSLSFEDIGGQNTAKQELKEALDFIRSEHAAAALGIRPLKGILLCGPPGTGKTLLAKAAASYTDAAFLATSGSEFIEMYAGVGAQRVRELFRKAEQLSKKQGKSRAIVFIDEIDVLGAKRGKNTSHMEYDQTLNQLLVEMDGLKTSAETGVLLIGATNRADLLDPALTRPGRFDRIVRVDLPDRAARKSILELHTRTKPLAEEVDLEQLAAETAGFSGAHLESLSNEAAILAWRRGQTEVTQRDFTESIDKVVLGEQHDRRPSKEELRRIAFHELGHAFAAETRRAGSVGKLSILSRGGALGYVRQQPEQDNYLETEESLRDQLVVALAGGVAEELFLGSRSTGTEGDYKQATAVALRMVAAGMSALGLVDERLVPKVRLHAAVQVLLKRAEQQARAVLTEHEAAILRLSEVLLTEEKMSGEQFRALLRAS
- the hisS gene encoding histidine--tRNA ligase, which produces MKYNTNPVKGMRDFLPGEVRLREYLTAVIAKTYAEHGFLRIETPAVEHIELLQNSEGGENLALIFKILKRGEKLDLTRATENEDELVDSGLRYDLTLPLARFYANNRARLPEPFKALQIGTVYRAERPQRGRFRAFTQCDIDILGEAGELAELELIHATAEALKAIGLRGFTVEVSDRRVLAAVVASLGVDPALTPLVAVSVDKADKIGWEKVIEELSKQGVNPASAAGLVGVLQNLRLDNLAQHGVSPNVAEGLRGVVETAAALAAGEYNVRFAPTLVRGMGYYTGMVFEITTADFGLSVAGGGRYDGLVGKLCGQSVPAVGFSIGFERIVLLLEQQGFAPPVSMQCVAVLYNRETDAAQEVVAAARALRQQGFAVRTLPERAKLGKQLSQLEAEGFAGYFSLTKGQLVMFELA